The following coding sequences are from one Syngnathus acus chromosome 14, fSynAcu1.2, whole genome shotgun sequence window:
- the tpte gene encoding putative tyrosine-protein phosphatase TPTE isoform X1, whose translation MNTVHFNPGSDSCLNGSVARMDDAKVEIDNGQDNAVEPDTMFHNIRKKIAPFVMSFGFRVFGVVLILVDIVLVIVDISLPARSREVGNSLETVSLIISFFFLADVLLRVYVEGFKVYFASKLNIIDACVVVVTLVVTMSYTFTDLSGTSLIPRVVSFLRFLRIIILVRLFRLAAQKKELEKVTRRMVSENKRRYQKDGFDLDLTYVTDRVIAMSFPSSGKQSFYRNPIKEVARFLDTKHEGHYKVYNLCSEKGYDPKFFHYRVERVFIDDHNVPSLEDMLKYTASVREWMSADPQNIIAIHCKGGKGRTGTLVCTWLIDSDQFESAQDSLEYFGERRTDKSRSSKFQGVETPSQSRYVGYYESMKSKFNRQLPPPKSLRIKSIRIHSIAGVGRGNGSDLKVKITIRKELVFQCVCATQENCTVFPDVGGNAAVISLQNGPEVQGDVKVMFESSAGIPKGYEDVPFYFWFNTSFISDNKLFLPREELDNPHKPKMWELYKEDFGITMSFSDI comes from the exons ATGAACACGGTCCACTTCAACCCGGGTTCGGATTCATGTTTAAATGG AAGTGTGGCAAGAATGGATGATGCCAAAGTGGAGATTGACAACGGGCAGGATAATGCTGTGGAACCAGACACTATGTTCCA CAATATCCGGAAGAAAATTGCCCCCTTTGTTATGTCCTTTGGATTCCG TGTTTTTGGGGTGGTATTGATCCTTGTTGACATTGTGCTGGTCATCGTGGACATTTCCCTGCCAGCCAGGAGTAGAGAAGTTGGAAATTCTCTGGAGACCGTCTCGCTTATcatctccttcttcttcctggCTGATGTTCTCCTCAGGGTCTACGTAGAAGG atTCAAAGTTTACTTTGCTTCCAAGCTGAACATCATTGATGCCTGTGTTGTGGTGGTCACATTGGTGGTCACCATGAGCTACACCTTCACTGACCTGTCTGGAACCAGTCTCATTCCCAG GGTAGTTTCCTTTTTGCGATTCTTGAGAATTATCATCCTGGTGAGGCTGTTCAGGCTGGCAGCTCAGAAGAAAGAACTGGAGAAGGTCACGAGGAGGAtg GTGTCTGAGAACAAACGGCGCTACCAGAAGGACGGCTTTGACTTGGATCTCACTTATGTCACGG ATCGAGTCATTGCCATGTCTTTCCCGTCATCTGGGAAGCAGTCGTTCTACAGGAACCCAATCAAG GAGGTGGCTCGGTTCCTCGACACAAAACACGAAGGCCATTACAAAGTTTACAACCTTTGCA GTGAGAAAGGCTACGACCCCAAGTTTTTCCATTACCGGGTAGAACGAGTGTTCATCGACGACCACAATGTCCCTTCTTTAGA AGACATGCTGAAGTACACCGCTAGTGTGAGGGAGTGGATGTCAGCTGATCCCCAGAACATCATCGCTATTCATTGCAAAGGAGGAAAAG GTCGTACTGGTACTCTGGTGTGCACGTGGCTTATTGACAGTGACCAGTTTGAAAGTGCACAG GACAGTCTGGAGTATTTTGGGGAGAGAAGGACGGACAAGAGTCGAAGCTCTAAGTTTCAAGGAGTGGAGACTCCTTCTCAG AGCAGGTACGTGGGCTATTACGAGAGCATGAAGAGTAAATTCAACAGACAGCTTCCTCCTCCCAAGAGCCTCAGGATTAAGAGCATCCGGATTCACTCCATAGCAG GTGTGGGCAGAGGTAATGGAAGCGACTTGAAGGTGAAGATAACAATCCGAAAAGAGCTGGTTTTTCAGTGCGTGTGTGCCACGCAGGAGAACTGCACA GTGTTTCCCGACGTGGGTGGAAATGCAGCGGTCATCAGTCTCCAGAATGGACCTGAGGTTCAAGGAGATGTCAAAGTCATGTTTGAGTCCAGCGCT GGTATTCCGAAGGGATATGAAGATGTTCCCTTCTACTTTTGGTTCAATACCTCCTTCATATCAGATAACAA GTTGTTTCTACCCAGAGAGGAACTGGACAACCCTCACAAACCTAAAATGTGGGAATTGTACAAGGAGGACTTTGGCATCACCATGTCCTTTTCGGACATCTAG
- the tpte gene encoding putative tyrosine-protein phosphatase TPTE isoform X2 has protein sequence MDDAKVEIDNGQDNAVEPDTMFHNIRKKIAPFVMSFGFRVFGVVLILVDIVLVIVDISLPARSREVGNSLETVSLIISFFFLADVLLRVYVEGFKVYFASKLNIIDACVVVVTLVVTMSYTFTDLSGTSLIPRVVSFLRFLRIIILVRLFRLAAQKKELEKVTRRMVSENKRRYQKDGFDLDLTYVTDRVIAMSFPSSGKQSFYRNPIKEVARFLDTKHEGHYKVYNLCSEKGYDPKFFHYRVERVFIDDHNVPSLEDMLKYTASVREWMSADPQNIIAIHCKGGKGRTGTLVCTWLIDSDQFESAQDSLEYFGERRTDKSRSSKFQGVETPSQSRYVGYYESMKSKFNRQLPPPKSLRIKSIRIHSIAGVGRGNGSDLKVKITIRKELVFQCVCATQENCTVFPDVGGNAAVISLQNGPEVQGDVKVMFESSAGIPKGYEDVPFYFWFNTSFISDNKLFLPREELDNPHKPKMWELYKEDFGITMSFSDI, from the exons ATGGATGATGCCAAAGTGGAGATTGACAACGGGCAGGATAATGCTGTGGAACCAGACACTATGTTCCA CAATATCCGGAAGAAAATTGCCCCCTTTGTTATGTCCTTTGGATTCCG TGTTTTTGGGGTGGTATTGATCCTTGTTGACATTGTGCTGGTCATCGTGGACATTTCCCTGCCAGCCAGGAGTAGAGAAGTTGGAAATTCTCTGGAGACCGTCTCGCTTATcatctccttcttcttcctggCTGATGTTCTCCTCAGGGTCTACGTAGAAGG atTCAAAGTTTACTTTGCTTCCAAGCTGAACATCATTGATGCCTGTGTTGTGGTGGTCACATTGGTGGTCACCATGAGCTACACCTTCACTGACCTGTCTGGAACCAGTCTCATTCCCAG GGTAGTTTCCTTTTTGCGATTCTTGAGAATTATCATCCTGGTGAGGCTGTTCAGGCTGGCAGCTCAGAAGAAAGAACTGGAGAAGGTCACGAGGAGGAtg GTGTCTGAGAACAAACGGCGCTACCAGAAGGACGGCTTTGACTTGGATCTCACTTATGTCACGG ATCGAGTCATTGCCATGTCTTTCCCGTCATCTGGGAAGCAGTCGTTCTACAGGAACCCAATCAAG GAGGTGGCTCGGTTCCTCGACACAAAACACGAAGGCCATTACAAAGTTTACAACCTTTGCA GTGAGAAAGGCTACGACCCCAAGTTTTTCCATTACCGGGTAGAACGAGTGTTCATCGACGACCACAATGTCCCTTCTTTAGA AGACATGCTGAAGTACACCGCTAGTGTGAGGGAGTGGATGTCAGCTGATCCCCAGAACATCATCGCTATTCATTGCAAAGGAGGAAAAG GTCGTACTGGTACTCTGGTGTGCACGTGGCTTATTGACAGTGACCAGTTTGAAAGTGCACAG GACAGTCTGGAGTATTTTGGGGAGAGAAGGACGGACAAGAGTCGAAGCTCTAAGTTTCAAGGAGTGGAGACTCCTTCTCAG AGCAGGTACGTGGGCTATTACGAGAGCATGAAGAGTAAATTCAACAGACAGCTTCCTCCTCCCAAGAGCCTCAGGATTAAGAGCATCCGGATTCACTCCATAGCAG GTGTGGGCAGAGGTAATGGAAGCGACTTGAAGGTGAAGATAACAATCCGAAAAGAGCTGGTTTTTCAGTGCGTGTGTGCCACGCAGGAGAACTGCACA GTGTTTCCCGACGTGGGTGGAAATGCAGCGGTCATCAGTCTCCAGAATGGACCTGAGGTTCAAGGAGATGTCAAAGTCATGTTTGAGTCCAGCGCT GGTATTCCGAAGGGATATGAAGATGTTCCCTTCTACTTTTGGTTCAATACCTCCTTCATATCAGATAACAA GTTGTTTCTACCCAGAGAGGAACTGGACAACCCTCACAAACCTAAAATGTGGGAATTGTACAAGGAGGACTTTGGCATCACCATGTCCTTTTCGGACATCTAG
- the LOC119134095 gene encoding collagenase 3-like: MNSLNVYILLSLAAAVYCGPVLHLTDQDESFAESYLKKFYDLKDESGPTVRHGFSQINKKLSDMQKFFGLQITGTLDADTMEMMKKPRCGVPDEKVSRFSTFGPNLKWQKNSLTYRIENYTPDMSQPEVDDSIERALDVWAKVTPLRFTRIYSGTADIMISFGRLSHGDFYPFDGPDGTLAHAFAPSPGIGGDAHFDEDETFTFRSNSGYVLFLVAAHEFGHALGLSHSNDPGALMYPIYTYTNPSNFRLPRDDINGIQSLYGPNPDTDTDTDGENPEPPATPDACDSNLVLDAVATLRGEMLFFKDRFFWRVYPQSRTPQQIFITNLWPNAPDRIDAAYESQESGNIFLFKGGQVWAFRGYDLVRGYPKAITTFGLPSRVTKIDAALYDVESRKTLFFVGRSYYSYDDASKKMDDGFPKRVDETFSGLTGRVTAAFQYNGFTYIYSGPHMFEYSLSTGTFFRLLGNNYFLPCF, from the exons ATGAATTCTCTTAACGTGTATATTTTACTAAGCCTAGCAGCTGCAGTTTACTGTGGACCTGTGCTGCATTTGACAGACCAAGATGAAAGCTTTGCAGag AGCTACCTGAAAAAATTCTATGACTTAAAGGATGAAAGTGGCCCAACAGTCCGACATGGCTTCAGTCAAATCAACAAAAAGCTGAGTGACATGCAGAAATTCTTCGGTTTACAAATCACAGGGACGCTGGATGCCGATACCATGGAAATGATGAAGAAGCCCCGCTGCGGCGTTCCTGACGAAAAGGTTTCCCGTTTCTCTACTTTTGGACCCAACCTCAAGTGGCAGAAAAATAGTTTGACATACAG GATCGAAAACTACACACCCGACATGTCCCAGCCAGAAGTTGATGACTCCATAGAAAGAGCGCTGGATGTTTGGGCCAAAGTTACTCCTCTTAGATTTACGAGAATCTACAGTGGCACAGCGGACATCATGATCTCCTTTGGTCGCCTGT CACACGGTGATTTTTACCCCTTTGATGGCCCCGATGGAACTCTGGCCCACGCTTTTGCTCCATCTCCTGGCATTGGAGGTGATGCTCACTTCGATGAGGATGAGACCTTCACCTTTCGTTCAAATTCTG GATACGTTCTCTTCCTGGTAGCAGCCCATGAGTTTGGTCACGCATTGGGATTAAGTCATTCTAATGACCCTGGTGCCCTCATGTACCCCATATACACCTACACAAACCCTTCCAACTTTCGTCTACCTCGAGATGACATCAACGGCATCCAGTCTCTTTACG GTCCCAATCCTGATACGGATACAGATACCGATGGAGAAAATCCTGAGCCCCCCGCAACTCCTGATGCTTGCGACTCAAACCTGGTGCTGGACGCTGTGGCCACCCTACGAggagaaatgttgtttttcaaagACAG GTTCTTTTGGCGAGTGTATCCTCAGAGCAGGACACCTCAACAAATTTTCATCACCAACCTATGGCCCAATGCCCCCGATAGAATCGATGCTGCTTATGAAAGCCAAGAGTCAgggaatatttttcttttcaaag GTGGTCAAGTTTGGGCTTTCCGGGGTTATGATCTTGTTCGGGGATATCCTAAGGCAATAACGACGTTCGGTCTGCCCTCAAGAGTGACAAAAATCGACGCAGCTCTTTATGACGTGGAATCAAGAAAGACACTATTCTTTGTTGGCAGATCTTACTACAG CTATGATGACGCCAGTAAGAAAATGGACGATGGATTCCCCAAACGTGTTGACGAGACCTTTTCTGGCTTAACCGGGAGAGTGACAGCAGCTTTTCAGTACAATG GTTTTACTTATATCTACAGTGGCCCTCATATGTTTGAGTACAGCCTGAGCACCGGAACGTTTTTCCGTTTGTTGGGAAACAACTACTTCTTGCCCTGCTTCTAG